A stretch of Gadus chalcogrammus isolate NIFS_2021 chromosome 9, NIFS_Gcha_1.0, whole genome shotgun sequence DNA encodes these proteins:
- the gnb5a gene encoding guanine nucleotide-binding protein subunit beta-5a: MRSPVIPEMATQEVQPTETLCNLKTESETLKSKLEEERAKLHDVELHQVAEKIEGLGQFIMKTRRTLKGHGNKVLCMDWCKDKRRIVSSSQDGKVIVWDAFTTNKEHAVTMPCTWVMACAYAPSGCAVACGGLDNKCSVYPLSLDKNENLAAKKKSVAMHTNYLSACSFTNSDMQILTSSGDGTCALWDVESGQLLQSFHGHAADVLCLDLAPSETGNTFVSGGCDKKANVWDMRSGQCIQSFETHDSDINSVRYYPSGDAFASGSDDATCRLYDLRADREVAIYSKESIIFGVSSVDFSLSGRLLFAGYNDYTINVWDVLKGTRVSILFGHENRVSTLRVSPDGTGFCTGSWDHTLRVWA; the protein is encoded by the exons ATGAGATCCCCTGTCATCCCTGAAATGGCGACACAGGAGGTTCAACCCACCGAGACCCTCTGCAATCTCAAGACCGAGTCGGAGACGCTGAAGTCGAAGCTCGAAGAGGAAAGGGCAAAGCTGCACGATGTCGAGT TACACCAAGTGGCAGAGAAGATCGAGGGGTTGGGCCAGTTCATCATGAAGACTCGGAGAACTCTGAAGGGCCATGGCAACAAAGTTCTTTGCATGGACTGGTGCAAGGACAAGAGACGGATTGTCAGCTCTTCACAG GATGGGAAAGTCATTGTATGGGATGCGTTCACCACCAACAAG GAGCATGCAGTGACGATGCCTTGCACCTGGGTAATGGCCTGTGCCTACGCACCCTCCGGCTGTGCAGTTGCATGTGG GGGCCTGGATAACAAATGCTCAGTCTACCCTCTGTCTCTGGACAAGAACGAAAACCTGGCAGCTAAGAAGAAGTCTGTTGCCATGCACACAAactacctgtctgcctgcagCTTCACCAACTCAGACATGCAG ATCCTGACATCCAGCGGCGACGGAACATGTGCATTATGGGATGTGGAGAGTGGCCAGCTGCTGCAGAGTTTCCATGGCCACGCAGCCGACGTGCTCTGTCTGGACCTGGCCCCGTCCGAGACCGGAAACACCTTTGTCTCAGGG GGCTGTGATAAGAAGGCCAATGTGTGGGACATGCGGTCAGGACAATGCATCCAGTCTTTTGAGACCCATGACTCAGACATCAACAGTGTCAG GTACTACCCCAGTGGAGATGCGTTTGCATCTGGCTCTGACGATGCTACT TGCCGTCTATATGACCTGAGAGCGGACAGAGAGGTCGCCATTTATTCCAAAGAAAGCATCATTTTTGGTGTCTCCAGTGTTGACTTTTCTCTCAGTG GGAGGCTACTTTTCGCCGGCTACAATGACTACACCATCAACGTGTGGGACGTTCTGAAGGGAACCCGGGTGTCCATTCTGTTTGGCCACGAGAACCGGGTCAGCACCCTGCGTGTGTCCCCCGACGGGACGGGTTTCTGCACCGGGTCCTGGGACCACACCCTCAGG GTCTGGGCTTGA
- the myo5c gene encoding unconventional myosin-Vc — MTLLELYTEYNRVWVPDPKHVWKSAEIIRDFHLGNSVLDLRLEDGTEYQYKVDLESPLLPHLRNPDILVGENDLTALSYLHEPAVLHNLRVRFVESKIIYTYCGIILVAVNPYKQLHIYGDAVIQAYSGQNMGDMDPHIFAVAEEAYKQMARNRKNQSIIVSGESGAGKTVSARYAMRYFAVVSKSGSKTRVEDKVLASNPITEAIGNAKTTRNYNSSRFGKYTEISFDKQYRIIGANMRTYLLEKSRVVFQAENERNYHIFYQMCACAELPEFQTLRLSSADKFQYTSMSGEIGIEGVDDRRDMEETRKTFSLLGLTDEFQSDVFRVLAAILHLGNVQIKAAGGEHSSVPSSDPHLVVFCDLLHVSAPELCRWLCNRRMVLVMETVVMPVPPERATSARDALAKQVYAKLFDCVIQKINAALKVPGIQHAFVGVLDIYGFETFDTNSFEQFCINYANEKLQQQFNLHVFKLEQEEYMKEDIPWTLIDFYDNQPVIDLIEAKMGILDLLDEECLFPQGTDQNWLQKLYNYLHDNPLFEKPRMSNEAFMIQHFADKVEYQSKGFLEKNRDALYEDLLEIMRASKFEFLANFFHEEAQSIKPTKGFQVKSARPGVKPANKELRTTVGDKFRSSLYLLMETLNATTPHYVRCIKPNDEKLPFEYDSRRVVQQLRACGVLETIHISAQSYPSRWTYIEFYNRYSILMTPMELTVKDKQQACKTAVQRIIQDSNQYKFGRTKIFFRAGQVAYLEKLRLDRLRGACVILQKHVRGWSQRRWYLRTREAVIVLQQYVRGQRQIRKMVSAAAIKHGWAALVLQRHWRGYRMRQIYLLVRLSTVTIQAFTRGWIARRRYKKMVEVQKALVLQKYARAWLARRRFQTMRRLVINVQLSFRVQNLRKKIEDQNKENRGLVERLTSLASSHGQTMDRLHGLEAQLQKAAGEKVSLESRQKKAKEDRSQELAQLQREMEARTLEKQTLEKNLEVSSKEAKDRFDQMKKVLKEEKETEERLRKIAENNMEILREDHEKEVVELTEEIRRLKEERGRLQLQMSQEGQVNSDLQEQVVQLTKHVKTIPGLRKDLCSLQTLRDATNRRRGEQAEQARAKMSVIRRQLLGGVAEEEFIFGSSSDDLEKHGDIGDLLTAFDGLQKATSMLENQRREQNENWENQVHGLTLKLEHLQKENNQLQKLFHEKSNVNEDIRQEVARLSGENSIIPELKQQVSELQRQKQDLEAHVEVQSREIAEKTDQITNNLQKKIEEEQSQCMHLKQQAEELETDRTELHGRVEELQEQNQQLLKQHLAESEAKTRLSQEASQLTADNMDFEEQLDKKDRLIKKLQSQIKSLEKSERAKSASSPAIPKDYLGMLECKREDETRLIQNIILDLKPRGVVVNMIPGLAAYIIYMCIRHSDYLNDGTKLKSLMNGVITGVKAVIKDHQKDFETLSFWLSNTNHLINCLKQYSGEEEFMKQNTPRQNNNCLKNFDLSEHRQILSDLAIHIYHRFLTVMEKTLTPMIVPGMLEHESLQGVFSMKPPGFRQRSASAPPGAEAHTITSVLQMLSSFHGTMTQHGMEAGLLRQAVKQLFFLTGAVTLNNVLLRKDLCSCRKGMQIRCNISYLEEWLKEQGLGASSAMDTLKPLSQAAWLLQVNKSTDEDAKDIADNCTELNPVQIIKILNSYTPIDTFEKRVTSSFVRKVQALLQDHEGSTQLMLDTQYRFQVTFPFCPSPQALELLQVPSSLHLGFLTRL; from the exons ATGACCTTGTTGGAGCTCTACACAGAG TACAACAGAGTATGGGTTCCAGATCCAAAACACGTATGGAAGTCTGCAGAGATTATCAGAGACTTCCATCTTGGCAACAGTGTGCTGGATCTGCGTCTTGAAGATGGCACA GAATACCAGTACAAGGTTGACCTGGAGAGCCCCCTGCTCCCCCACCTCCGGAATCCCGACATCCTAGTAGGAGAGAACGACCTGACGGCTCTCAGCTACCTCCACGAACCTGCTGTTCTTCACAACCTCAGAGTGCGCTTTGTGGAGTCCAAAATCATCTACACCTACTGCG GCATCATATTGGTGGCAGTAAACCCCTACAAACAGCTGCATATCTACGGGGATGCCGTCATCCAGGCCTACTCAGGCCAGAACATGGGGGACATGGACCCCCACATATTTGCAGTGGCAGAAGAGGCTTATAAACAGATGGCCAG AAACCGCAAGAATCAGTCCATCATCGTCAGCGGGGAGTCGGGCGCAGGGAAGACTGTGTCTGCCCGCTACGCAATGAGGTACTTTGCTGTAGTCAGCAAGTCTGGCAGCAAAACCAGAGTGGAAGACAAGGTCCTGGCCTCCAATCCCATCACTGAG GCGATAGGCAACGCAAAGACCACTAGGAACTATAACAGCAGTAGGTTTGGAAAGTACACCGAGATCAGCTTCGACAAGCAGTACCGCATCATCGGAGCCAACATGAGGACATATCTTCTGGAGAAATCCAGAGTGGTCTTCCAG GCAGAGAATGAGCGTAACTACCACATCTTCTACCAGATGTGTGCCTGTGCAGAACTGCCTGAGTTCCAGACTCTGAGATTGT CGAGCGCAGATAAGTTCCAGTACACAAGCATGAGTGGAGAAATCGGGATCGAAGGTGTGGATGACAGAAGAGACATGGAAGAGACACGGAAGACCTTCTCTCTGTTGG GACTGACCGACGAGTTTCAGTCTGATGTGTTCCGGGTTCTGGCGGCCATATTGCATTTGGGAAATGTTCAGATCAAAGCCGCCGGTGGTGAACACTCCTCTGTCCCT tccAGTGACCCCCACCTGGTGGTGTTCTGCGACCTGTTGCATGTCAGTGCCCCGGAGCTGTGTCGCTGGCTGTGTAACCGCAGGATGGTGCTGGTGATGGAGACGGTGGTGATGCCGGTGCCCCCGGAGCGGGCCACCAGTGCCCGCGACGCCCTGGCCAAGCAGGTCTATGCCAAGCTGTTCGACTGCGTCATCCAGAAGATCAACGCCGCACTGAAAGTCCCGGGAATACAACATGCCTTCGTAGGCGTCCTCGACATCTACGG GTTTGAGACGTTTGACACCAACAGCTTCGAACAATTCTGTATTAATTACGCAAATgagaaacttcagcagcagtTTAACTTG CACGTGTTCAAACTTGAGCAGGAGGAGTACATGAAGGAGGACATCCCATGGACCCTGATCGATTTCTATGACAACCAGCCAGTCATTGATCTGATTGAAGCCAAGATGGGGATTCTAGATCTCCTGGATGAAGAATGTCTG TTTCCTCAAGGAACAGATCAGAACTGGCTTCAGAAGCTGTACAACTACCTGCACGACAACCCTCTTTTTGAGAAGCCAAGAATGTCCAATGAGGCCTTTATGATCCAACACTTTGCAGACaag GTAGAATACCAGAGCAAAGGATTTCTGGAGAAGAACAGAGATGCACTCTATGAGGACTTGTTGGAGATCATGCGAGCCAGCAAG TTTGAATTCCTGGCCAACTTCTTTCATGAAGAGGCGCAGAGCATTAAACCCACAAAGGGTTTTCAAGTGAAGTCTGCCCGACCTGGGGTGAAGCCAGCCAATAAGGAGCTAAGGACCACAGTGGGAGATAAG TTCCGCAGTTCCCTGTACCTTCTGATGGAGACCTTGAACGCCACCACCCCTCACTACGTGCGCTGCATTAAGCCCAACGATGAGAAGCTGCCCTTCGA gtATGACTCCAGGAGGGTGGTGCAGCAGCTGCGGGCCTGTGGAGTCCTTGAGACGATTCATATCAGCGCTCAGAGCTACCCCTCCAG GTGGACATACATTGAGTTTTACAACCGCTACAGTATCCTGATGACTCCAATGGAGTTGACCGTTAAGGACAAGCAACAAGCCTGCAAGACTGCAGTGCAAAGGATAATTCAG GATTCAAACCAGTACAAATTTGGCCGGACCAAGATCTTCTTCAGGGCTGGTCAGGTGGCGTACCTGGAGAAGCTGCGTCTGGACCGGCTCCGCGGGGCCTGCGTGATCCTCCAGAAGCATGTCCGGGGCTGGAGCCAGAGGAGGTGGTACCTCCGGACCAGAGAGGCCGTCATCGTGCTGCAGCAGTACGTTCGCGGACAGAGACAGATCCG TAAGATGGTGAGCGCTGCGGCCATCAAACATGGCTGGGCAGCGCTAGTCCTCCAGAGACACTGGAGAGGCTATAGGATGAGGCAGATCTACCTGCTGGTCCGCCTGTCCACTGTGACCATACAGGCTTTCACCCGGGGTTGGATCGCCCGCAGACGATACAAAAAG atggTGGAGGTGCAGAAGGCCCTGGTCCTACAGAAGTATGCTCGCGCCTGGCTGGCCCGCCGCCGCTTCCAGACCATGAGGCGGCTGGTCATCAACGTCCAGCTGTCCTTCCGCGTTCAGAACCTCAGGAAAAAGATTGAGGACCAG AACAAAGAGAACCGAGGACTAGTGGAGAGGCTCACCAGCCTGGCCAGCAGCCACGGTCAGACCATGGACCGGCTCCACGGGCTTGAGGCCCAGCTGCAGAAGGCCGCCGGGGAGAAGGTCTCCCTGGAAAGCAGACAGAAGAAGGCCAAAGAGGACCGTAGTCAG GAACTGGCACAGCttcagagggagatggaggctcGGACACTTGAAAAGCAAACCCTGGAGAAAAACTTAGAGGTTTCCTCCAAAGAAGCTAAGG ACCGCTTTGATCAAATGAAGAAAGTGCtgaaggaagagaaagaaaccGAGGAAAGACTGAGAAA GATTGCAGAGAACAACATGGAGATCCTGAGGGAGGACCACGAGAAAGAGGTGGTGGAGCTGACGGAGGAGATCaggaggctgaaggaggagcggGGTCGTCTGCAGCTGCAGATGAGCCAGGAAGGCCAGGTCAACTCGGACCTCCAGGAGCAGGTGGTGCAGCTCACCAAGCACGTGAAGACCATCCCCGGGCTCCGCAAGGACCTCTGCAGCCTGCAGACCCTGAGGGACGCCACAAAccggaggaggggggagcaggCGGAGCAGGCCAGAG CCAAAATGAGTGTGATTAGAAGACAGCTCCTTGGTGGTGTGGCTGAAGAGGAGTTTATTTTTGG GTCGAGTTCAGATGACCTTGAAAAACACGGCGACATCGGAGATCTGCTCACTGCTTTTGACGGTCTTCAGAAAGCGACCAG CATGCTGGAAAACCAAAGGAGGGAGCAGAATGAGAACTGGGAGAACCAGGTGCACGGCCTGACGCTGAAACTGGAGCACCTCCAGAAGGAAAACAACCAGTTACAGAAGCTGTTCCACGAGAAGAGCAACGTCAACGAGGACATCCGCCAGGAGGTGGCCAGACTCAGCGGGGAGAACTCA ATCATACCAGAGCTAAAGCAACAAGTGTCTGAGCTGCAGAGACAGAAGCAGGACCTGGAGGCTCATGTTGAAGTGCAGTCCAGAGAGATCGCTG AGAAAACAGACCAGATCACCAACAATCTGCAGAAGAAGATCGAAGAGGAGCAGTCCCAGTGCAT GCACTTGAAGCAGCAGGCAGAGGAGCTTGAGACGGACAGGACGGAACTCCacgggagggtggaggagctccAGGAGCAGAACCAGCAGCTCCTCAAGCAGCACTTGGCGGAGAGTGAGGCCAAGACGAGGCTGAGTCAAGAGGCTTCGCAGCTAACAGCTGACAatatg GACTTTGAAGAGCAGCTGGACAAGAAGGACCGCCTGATTAAGAAACTCCAGAGTCAGATAAAGAGCCTTGAGAAATCAGAGAGAG CCAAGTCAGCCTCTTCCCCGGCGATCCCCAAGGATTACCTGGGTATGCTGGAGTGTAAGAGAGAGGACGAGACCAGGCTGATTCAAAACATCATCCTGG ACCTGAAGCCCCGGGGCGTGGTGGTCAACATGATCCCCGGTCTGGCCGCCTATATCATCTACATGTGCATCCGCCACTCGGACTACCTCAATGACGGCACCAAGCTCAAGAGCCTGATGAACGGCGTCATCACCGGGGTCAAGGCGGTCATCAAG GACCATCAAAAAGACTTTGAAACACTTTCATTTTGGCTCTCTAACACAAATCACCTGATCAACTGTTTAAAACAGTACAGCGGAGAGGAg GAGTTCATGAAGCAGAACACACCGCGGCAGAACAACAACTGCTTGAAGAACTTTGACCTCTCCGAGCACCGGCAGATCCTCAGTGACCTGGCCATCCACATCTATCACCGCTTCCTCACCGTCATGGAGAAGACCCTCACCCCAATGATAG TGCCTGGCATGCTGGAGCACGAGAGCCTGCAGGGTGTCTTCAGCATGAAGCCCCCGGGCTTCAGGCAGCGCTCGGCCAGCGCCCCCCCGGGCGCCGAGGCCCACACCATCACCTCCGTCCTGCAGATGCTCAGCTCCTTCCACGGCACCATGACGCAGCACGGCATGGAGGCCGGCCTCCTCCGGCAGGCCGTCAAGCAGCTCTTCTTCCTCACCGGCGCCGTCACCCTCAACAACGTCCTGCTGCGCAAGGACCTGTGCTCCTGCAGGAAGGGCATGCAGAtcag GTGTAACATCAGCTACCTGGAGGAGTGGCTGAAGGAGCAGGGACTGGGGGCCTCCAGCGCCATGGACACCCTGAAGCCTTTGTCCCAGGCTGCCTGGCTGCTGCAGGTCAACAAGTCCACCGACGAGGACGCCAAGGACATCGCCGACAACTGCACCGAGCTCAACCCCGTCCAG ATCATCAAGATCCTGAACTCCTACACGCCGATCGATACTTTTGAGAAAAGAGTGACGTCTTCCTTTGTTCGCAAAGTCCAG GCTCTGCTGCAGGACCACGAGGGCTCCACCCAGCTGATGCTGGACACACAGTACCGCTTCCAGGTCACcttccccttctgcccgtcccCTCAGGCTCTGGAGCTGCTGCAGGTCCCAAGCAGTCTGCACCTGGGCTTCCTCACCCGACTATAA